A window of Pristiophorus japonicus isolate sPriJap1 unplaced genomic scaffold, sPriJap1.hap1 HAP1_SCAFFOLD_3943, whole genome shotgun sequence genomic DNA:
cactccccctcaacaccccccccactctccctcaacaccccccccactctccctcaacaccccccccactccccctcaacacccccccccactccccctcaacacccccccccactccccctcaacaccccccccactccccctcaacaccccccccacccccccccaccacccccccccactccccctcaacaccccccccactccccctcaacaccccccccactctccctcaacagcatccccccgctctccctcaacaccccccccactccccctcaacacccccctccactctccctcaACACCCACCCCTCATTCCCCTTAAcccctcccccctcattccccTGCTCCCCCTGATTTCCCCCTGACCCCCTCATTCATTCCCCaccatattcccccccccccccatcgctctcCCGCCAGCCCTCCTTACCTTTCTGCGTGCCGCTGGTGTTGAGCAGGGAGGTGGGCTGGATGATGGGGATGCCCTGCTGGGTGGAGGCCATGACCTTGCCGTTGGGGGGCGGCAGGGCGAACTGGATGCTGGCGGTGCCGGGGGGCGGGTGGGCAGAGGGGCCGAGGCCCTTGCCGGCGGCGGCGGCCGGCGAGACCTGCAGCTGCTGCGGGAGGGTGGGCAGGATGTACTGGAGCTGGGTGATGGAGCTTGGCTTCAGCTGCTGGGGCTGGATGATGCCCAGGGGCAGGGCGCCGTTCTGCCCGCCGGACGGGGCCTGGGCGATGAACTGGAGGGAGGACTGCTGGGGCAGCACCAGCCCGGGGCCGggcgggcaggaggaggaggaggaggaggcttggGCAGGGGGCTTGTAGCTCGGCGAGCTCATCACCAGGTTGGTCATCAGCGCCGCCCCTTGGGCTGGCTTGGTCAGGGGGCTGAAGTTGAGCAGCTGAGGGGAGGGCTTCTTCTCGGCGTGCCCCGGGGGGGCGTACAGCACACCGATGCCCAGGGAGGGGCAGGCCAGGCGCCCGCCGCTGCCCGGCGGCTGGGCCGAGAGCTCGGGgtaggggcggtggggggtggaggggaggggcgcGCTGGTGACGGGCCGCAACACGTTGGTGAcggaggtgggggcggggcaggCCAGAGCCCCGCCGGGGACCGAGGCCTGGGGGCTGACCAGCACGGTGCCGGCGGGGGGCTTGGGGCCGCGGCCGGCGGAGACGGAGCCGGGCGCCCGCTCGGCCCCGCCCTCGCCCCCCTCGGGGGCCAGCTGGAGGGCCAGGGGCGCGATGACCGACTGGCCGGGGTATGGGCGGCCCCCCGTCGGCTCCGCCCCCTCGTTCTTCCGGCGCTTGCGGTCGAAGGGCGAGGCGGGCTCGGCCACGGTGAAGCGCACGTCCCCCCGCCGGGCCGGGGCGCTGGCTGCCCGGCCAGCCGCCGTCATCGCTGCCTGGTGCTGCTCGGGCCGGGGCTTGGGCGAGTGGGCGGCGAAGAGGCCGCTGGCCGCTGGCTGGAAGGGCGCGTAGCCCTgggccccccccgccccgccctcgcCGCAGCTCGCCGGGCGGTCACGGCTCCCGCTCCCCTCCGTCGACAGCTGGCACGACGCGTAGCTCCCGGACTGCGACGACAACTGGATCACCGGGGCGAAGATCTTCCGAGAGCGGGGGGACAAAACACAGGGAAATAAAGTGTTACCTTCCAGCACTCCGCATCTCTCCCAGATTCCCCGCACGCCTGGCCGGGATCGAGAGTCCCACCGGGCCTTTTGTTAAGCTTTGCGGCCCTCCtcagcttccccccacccccagccagcTCACTGACTTTTAATCAGGaacaacataaggaataggagcaggagtgggccattcggcccctcgagcctgctccgccatttaatacgaccatggctgatccgatcatggactcgggtccacttccccgcccgctccccataacccttcactcccttatcgctcaaacatctgtctatgtccgccttaaatatattcactgacccagcctccacagctctctggggcagagaattccacagatttacaaccctctgagagaagaaattcctcctcatctcagttttaaatgggcggccccttattctaaaacctcccattcttctaaactcccaatgagtgtcggcccaacctgctcaacctttcttcacaccgCAGATGGGCGGCACCCAAAAAACAGTTTTCGGGAACACTGGCCCCCACAGAGTGGTGtcacgtgtgtgtgtgagcgtgcgcGAGTGGGCGCGTGAGAGTGTGCGTGTCGCTATCCGGTGAGGAGAGGATTGGGCATGCCTTTGGTTCGCCCCACACTTCTCCCCAAGCATGGAAGAGCCCACCAACGATTGCTCATctcagtgtcagccgtgactcagtgggtacgaCCCTCGTCTTAGTTACAAAGTCGTGGGTTCgattcccgctccagagacttgagcacataatccaggctgacacatcccagtgatagtactgagggagtgctgcactgtcggaggggcagtactgagggagtcccgcactgtcggaggggcagtactgagggagtcccgcactgtcggaggggcagtactgagggagtgctgcactgtcggaggggcagtactgagggagcgccgcactgtcggaggggcagtactgagggagcgccgcactgtcggaggggcagtactgagggagtgctgcactgtcggaggggcagtactgagggagcgccgcactgtcggaggggcagtactgagggagtgctgcactgtcggaggggcagtactgagggactgccgcactgtcggaggggcagtactgagggagtgctgcactgtcggaggggcagtaccgagggagtgctgcactgtcggaggggcagtactgagggagtgctgcactgtcggaggggcagtaccgagggactgccgcactgtcagaggggcagtactgagggagtgccgcactgtcggaggggcagtactgagggagtgctgcactgtcggaggggcagtactgagggagtgctgcactgtcggaggggcagtaccgagggactgccgcactgtcggaggggcagtactgagggagtgccgcactgtcggaggggtagtactgagggagtgccgcactgtgggaggggcagtactgagggagtgccgcactgtcggaggggcagtactgagggagtgctgcactgtcggaggggcagtactcgctgatgagacgttaaatcgaggctccatctgccctgtcAGATCGACACAAAAAAACGTCCCACAGCCACTGTTGGAAGAAGGGCAGTGAAGTTCTCCCCtgtatgctggaaatactcagcagcatctgtggggagagaaatagagttaaggtcacagacctgaaacattaactctgtttctctctccacagctgctgcctgacctgctgagtgtttgcatcaATTTGTTCCTGTGTCAGATttccggcatccgcagtattttgcatttgcatTAGAGATCTCTCcagtgctctggccaatatttatccctcacccaacatcactaaaacagattgggggagaggggggagtgaaaaaaaggggagagggagaacagACAGGGAGAacagacagggagggggagagggagaacggagggaggggggagagtgaggagggagagaaggggagagggaggagagaaggggagaggacggagggaggggggacgagagagaagggaagagagaagacggagagaaggggagagtgaaggagagaaggatagtgaaggagagaaggagagagtgaagacggagagaagggggagagagaaggagagaaggggagagaggagggaaggagagagtgaaggagagaaggggagagagaaggagagaaggggagagagaaggagagagtgaaggagagaaggagagaaggagagagtgaagacggagagaaggagagagtgaagg
This region includes:
- the LOC139250584 gene encoding protein capicua homolog — translated: IFAPVIQLSSQSGSYASCQLSTEGSGSRDRPASCGEGGAGGAQGYAPFQPAASGLFAAHSPKPRPEQHQAAMTAAGRAASAPARRGDVRFTVAEPASPFDRKRRKNEGAEPTGGRPYPGQSVIAPLALQLAPEGGEGGAERAPGSVSAGRGPKPPAGTVLVSPQASVPGGALACPAPTSVTNVLRPVTSAPLPSTPHRPYPELSAQPPGSGGRLACPSLGIGVLYAPPGHAEKKPSPQLLNFSPLTKPAQGAALMTNLVMSSPSYKPPAQASSSSSSCPPGPGLVLPQQSSLQFIAQAPSGGQNGALPLGIIQPQQLKPSSITQLQYILPTLPQQLQVSPAAAAGKGLGPSAHPPPGTASIQFALPPPNGKVMASTQQGIPIIQPTSLLNTSGTQKAQSMSLVPALAPINATQAVQSSGLLPAAAQVQGKMLVAVPTPQVTMRTATSTTAACQVHMATPPIALPVQNGAQQASK